The following proteins are co-located in the Salvelinus sp. IW2-2015 unplaced genomic scaffold, ASM291031v2 Un_scaffold1572, whole genome shotgun sequence genome:
- the LOC112071295 gene encoding interleukin-1 beta: MEFESNCSLMKNTSASVAWSSKLPQGLDVEISHHPITLRCVANLLIAMERLNGGKGFTLGTEFRDEDLLNFLLESAVDEHIVLESGSAHTEHIEARSRAPGFSSKGEYECSVTDSENKCWVLNEGSMELHAMMLQGGSSYHKVHLNLSTYVTPVPSETEARPVALGIKGSNLYLSCITSGGTPTLHLEEVADKEQLKSINHESDMVRFLFYKRDTGVDVSTLESAHSRNWFISTALQQDNTKMVNMCQRATPNRFTTFTIQRHN, from the exons ATGGAATTTGAGTCAAACTGCAGTCTAATGAAG AACACCTCTGCCAGTGTAGCATGGAGCTCCAAGCTTCCTCAGGGTCTGGATGTGGAAATATCCCATCACCCCATCACCCTGCGCTGTGTGGCCAACCTCCTCATCGCCATGGAGAGACTAAATGGTGGCAAGGGGTTTACCCTGGGAACCGAGTTCAGGGATGAGGACCTGCTAAATTTCTTGCTAGAGAGCGCAGTGGACG aaCATATAGTGTTGGAGTCGGGGTCGGCGCACACAGAGCACATTGAAGCCAGAAGCAGAGCTCCAGGGTTCAGCAGTAAAGGAGAGTACGAGTGTAGTGTCACTGACTCTGAGAATAAGTGCTGGGTGCTGAACGAAGGGTCTATGGAGCTGCATGCTATGATGCTGCAGGGAGGCAGCAGCTACCATAAAG TGCATTTGAACCTGTCTACGTACGTAACGCCTGTCCCCAGTGAGACTGAAGCAAGGCCTGTAGCCCTGGGCATCAAGGGATCCAACCTCTACCTATCCTGCATAACATCAGGAGGCACGCCCACCCTGCACCTAGAG gaggtGGCAGACAAGGAACAGCTGAAGTCCATCAACCATGAGAGCGACATGGTGCGCTTCCTCTTCTACAAACGGGACACCGGAGTTGACGTCAGTACCCTGGAGTCTGCCCATTCCAGGAACTGGTTCATCAGCACGGCCCTACAGCAGGACAACACCAAAATGGTGAACATGTGCCAGAGGGCAACCCCCAACCGCTTCACCACATTCACTATCCAGCGCCACAACTAA